The Cucurbita pepo subsp. pepo cultivar mu-cu-16 unplaced genomic scaffold, ASM280686v2 Cp4.1_scaffold000539, whole genome shotgun sequence genome includes a window with the following:
- the LOC111785530 gene encoding uncharacterized protein At5g39570-like isoform X1, giving the protein MPYYTRDDEAVDDFDEYDPTPYGGGFDLFLTYGRPISPCEDTCYPHSAGNDNEFDYERPQFESNAQPSAYGDDALQAEYSSYSRPKPHSYGAPPRPVEQEYGSGGYESARPQPAYGYQQSGSEYGSEGYGRKSESEQQEYGSGGYRRKQESESYGSEEYGSGGYGRKQESESYGSGGYGGRQESDSYGSGGGYGRKQESDSYGSGGYGGRQESDSYGSGGYGGRQESDSYGSGGGYGRKQESDSYGSGGYGRKQESESYGSGGGYGRREEGESESYGSGGYRRQSETEEYGSGRKQSYGEEEGSGGYGKQEYESSGYRREKYERPNYGDEERMRPSYGRSEEEDYRKPSYAEDEEREYAYGEEGYGRKKYGGDSDEDSRRHHHHRRNYEDE; this is encoded by the exons ATGCCGTACTACACGAGGGACGATGAGGCGGTGGATGACTTCGACGAGTACGATCCGACGCCCTACGGCGGAGGATTTGACCTATTTCTGACATATGGCCGTCCAATTTCGCCCTGCGAAGATACCTGCTACCCGCACTCTGCTGGCAACGATAACGAGTTTGATTACGAGCGTCCCCAGTTTGAATCCAATGCCCAGCCCTCAGCTTATGGCGACGACGCCCTCCAGGCTGAGTACAGCAGTTACTCCCGCCCTAAGCCTCATTCTTATGGTGCTCCGCCTCGTCCTGTGGAACAAGAATACGGATCTGGTGGTTATGAGTCTGCTAGGCCCCAGCCGGCTTATGGGTACCAGCAAAGTGGATCCGAGTACGGATCTGAAGGATATGGTCGGAAATCGGAGTCGGAGCAACAGGAGTACGGATCTGGTGGGTATAGGCGGAAACAGGAATCGGAGTCTTACGGATCTGAAGAATACGGATCTGGTGGGTATGGGCGGAAACAGGAATCGGAATCTTACGGGTCTGGTGGTTATGGGGGGAGACAGGAATCCGATTCTTACGGATCTGGTGGTGGGTATGGGCGGAAACAGGAATCGGATTCTTACGGGTCTGGTGGTTATGGGGGGAGACAGGAATCGGACTCTTACGGGTCTGGTGGTTATGGGGGGAGACAGGAATCGGATTCTTACGGATCCGGTGGTGGTTATGGGCGGAAACAGGAATCGGATTCTTATGGATCTGGTGGGTATGGGCGGAAACAGGAATCGGAGTCTTACGGATCTGGTGGTGGGTATGGGCGGAGAGAGGAGGGGGAATCGGAGTCGTATGGGTCTGGTGGGTACCGGAGGCAGTCGGAGACTGAAGAGTACGGATCCGGGCGAAAACAGAGTTATGGGGAAGAAGAGGGGAGTGGGGGGTATGGGAAGCAGGAGTATGAGAGTTCTGGGTATAGAAGGGAGAAGTATGAGAGGCCAAATTATGGGGATGAGGAGCGGATGAGGCCGAGCTATGGGCGGTCGGAGGAGGAGGATTACAGGAAGCCAAGCTACGCGGAGGACGAGGAGCGTGAGTATGCGTATGGGGAAGAGGGATATGGGCGCAAGAAATAC GGTGGTGATTCTGACGAGGACAGCCGCCGCCACCATCACCACCGCAGGAACTATGAGgatgagtga
- the LOC111785530 gene encoding uncharacterized protein At5g39570-like isoform X2 yields the protein MPYYTRDDEAVDDFDEYDPTPYGGGFDLFLTYGRPISPCEDTCYPHSAGNDNEFDYERPQFESNAQPSAYGDDALQAEYSSYSRPKPHSYGAPPRPVEQEYGSGGYESARPQPAYGYQQSGSEYGSEGYGRKSESEQQEYGSGGYRRKQESESYGSEEYGSGGYGRKQESESYGSGGYGGRQESDSYGSGGGYGRKQESDSYGSGGYGGRQESDSYGSGGYGGRQESDSYGSGGGYGRKQESDSYGSGGYGRKQESESYGSGGGYGRREEGESESYGSGGYRRQSETEEYGSGRKQSYGEEEGSGGYGKQEYESSGYRREKYERPNYGDEERMRPSYGRSEEEDYRKPSYAEDEEREYAYGEEGYGRKKYGGDSDEDSRRHHHHRRNYEDE from the exons ATGCCGTACTACACGAGGGACGATGAGGCGGTGGATGACTTCGACGAGTACGATCCGACGCCCTACGGCGGAGGATTTGACCTATTTCTGACATATGGCCGTCCAATTTCGCCCTGCGAAGATACCTGCTACCCGCACTCTGCTGGCAACGATAACGAGTTTGATTACGAGCGTCCCCAGTTTGAATCCAATGCCCAGCCCTCAGCTTATGGCGACGACGCCCTCCAGGCTGAGTACAGCAGTTACTCCCGCCCTAAGCCTCATTCTTATGGTGCTCCGCCTCGTCCTGTGGAACAAGAATACGGATCTGGTGGTTATGAGTCTGCTAGGCCCCAGCCGGCTTATGGGTACCAGCAAAGTGGATCCGAGTACGGATCTGAAGGATATGGTCGGAAATCGGAGTCGGAGCAACAGGAGTACGGATCTGGTGGGTATAGGCGGAAACAGGAATCGGAGTCTTACGGATCTGAAGAATACGGATCTGGTGGGTATGGGCGGAAACAGGAATCGGAATCTTACGGGTCTGGTGGTTATGGGGGGAGACAGGAATCCGATTCTTACGGATCTGGTGGTGGGTATGGGCGGAAACAGGAATCGGATTCTTACGGGTCTGGTGGTTATGGGGGGAGACAGGAATCGGACTCTTACGGGTCTGGTGGTTATGGGGGGAGACAGGAATCGGATTCTTACGGATCCGGTGGTGGTTATGGGCGGAAACAGGAATCGGATTCTTATGGATCTGGTGGGTATGGGCGGAAACAGGAATCGGAGTCTTACGGATCTGGTGGTGGGTATGGGCGGAGAGAGGAGGGGGAATCGGAGTCGTATGGGTCTGGTGGGTACCGGAGGCAGTCGGAGACTGAAGAGTACGGATCCGGGCGAAAACAGAGTTATGGGGAAGAAGAGGGGAGTGGGGGGTATGGGAAGCAGGAGTATGAGAGTTCTGGGTATAGAAGGGAGAAGTATGAGAGGCCAAATTATGGGGATGAGGAGCGGATGAGGCCGAGCTATGGGCGGTCGGAGGAGGAGGATTACAGGAAGCCAAGCTACGCGGAGGACGAGGAGCGTGAGTATGCGTATGGGGAAGAGGGATATGGGCGCAAGAAATAC GGTGGTGATTCTGACGAG GACAGCCGCCGCCACCATCACCACCGCAGGAACTATGAGgatgagtga